The Caulobacter sp. 73W region CCGCGGGCGAATTCCGGCAGCTCGTCCTCGAACATCGCCGGGTCCAGCTCCCAGGCTTCGCGGTTCAGGTCCACATAGGCCCGCGCGTATGTGGCCTGGATCACCGTCGCGCCCTTGGCCGGGGCCGGGGCGATCAGTTCGTCCACGAAGGCGTCCTCGGACACCCGGATGTCGTGCGGCCCCAGGGCGGAAGCGGCCATCATCTCGGCGGGATAGACCCGGCCGGAGTGGGGCGAGGCGAAAACCAGCGGCGTCGGTGGCGGCGATCCCGCGCGCAGGACCTTGAACGGCGCCTCGGAGGGCGCGTTCGCATCCGCGGTCATCGGGGCCGTGCTCAAGGTGCGTTCGCGTCCGTTAAGGTTAAAGAGTCGCGGGCCTGTGGATAGCCGCTGGGCTTTATGGGCGATTTAAGGACCGTGGCCTAGAATAGCCTGCGAATCTCTCATCGAGCCCACATAGCCATGCCCAAGATCCTCCTCGCCGAAGACGACAACTCCCTGCGCGGCTTTCTCGCCCGCGCCCTGGAGCGCGCCGGCTACGAAGTCACCGCCTGCGCCGACGGCGAGGAAGCGGTCACCCACCTCGGTGAGAACTGGGACCTGCTGCTGACCGACATCGTCATGCCCGGCATGGACGGGATCGAGGTCGCCCGCCAGGCCGCCGCCCGCCAGCCCGACATGCGCATCATGTTCATCACCGGTTTCGCCGCCGTGGCCCTGGCGGCCGCTGACCGAACGCCGGCTGGCGCCAAGGTCCTGTCCAAGCCGATTCACCTGCGCGAAATCGTGGGCGAGGTCGAACGGATGATGGCGGCTTAAAACACGCTTGCCACGGCAAAAGGCGGGGGCTATATCCCCCGCCTCCCGCAGCCTTTTGGTTGCTCCGGCGGACGCGTAGCTCAGCGGGAGAGCACCTCGTTGACATCGAGGGGGTCACAGGTTCAATCCCTGTCGCGTCCACCATTCTCCCTTACAGATTTTGATTTGTCGGCTGTCCGTCAGGGCGGGCTCGGAGTTGACGGCTACACGTCGTCCTCGAGGTAGCCGCTGACGGCATGGCCGCCAGATGAGGCGCTGAGCACCGATCCGCCAGGCCGTACGACTGGCATCATAGAGTCATCTCCGACAAACGGGCCGCCATTGAGCTGAAGGGCGCCTCCGGAGGATACGGCCCCGATATGGCCGACGAACCTCTTGCCGGTTGGTACGGTAAAGGTCGTGCCGTTTAAGATCCGAACCGCCACGGCGGTGCGAGGCGAGCTACCTCCGCCACCACCCTGGCCGCCGGCGACGTTTCCCCATGAGTACTCCCCCATCAGACGTTGTCCTCTTGCAGGCCGTCGATGCGGAAGGCGATGCCGCCGTCGCTCGAGGGGACCATGACATGTTCGCCGGGCTTGAGGAACTTGCAGGTGCGCTCCAGGCAGCCGCCGTTGCTGGCCAGTTCGTCGCCGTATCTGATCCAGTCGGCGCCCGGGTTCGACGGGTCGCTGTTCTGGCTGACGGCAATATAAACCTTGGCGGTGCTGGCCGCGCCCTGGTTCACGGCCGAGATGGTGACCGAGGCGCGCAGGCATTCGGGCACGGGGCCGAAGAGGACGGCGTCCGGATTGGCGCCGGCTTGGCCGTCTGGGAAATCGCTGTTGAGATCGTCATTCACTGTCCCCGTTGAAGGGGAGAGCAGATTTTGACGTCACCCAGCGCAGCGCTGATTTTGCGCCGATGGAAACTTAGAAGCGCCCGATAAGCTTGGGCTTTGTCGTCTTTACGACGCGCAGAAGGCCCTAGGCCGCGTCCGCTTCGATCGACGCGCGCATGCGCTCGGCCACTTCGCCCAGGGTGATGGTCGACAGGGCGGCGTTGACGTCCAGGCCGCTCTCCTGGCCCAGGGACTGCGACAGTTTGTGGGTGAAGTCGGCCATGGCGGTGATCCGCTGGGCCAACATGTCCACGGTGTGCAGTTCTTGCATCACGGCCATGCGGCCTTCGACCGGCGTGGCCTCCAGGATGCGGCCCAGGGCGTCGTCCAGGTGGCAGCAGGACTGGGAGGCGATGGCCATCTCCCCGGTCAGGGCCTTCAGGATGGCGCTGACGGTGTCGGCGGTGATCGGCGGCTGTGTAGCGGACATTGGCCTTACCCCAGAAGGCGGTGATCGAATCGAGCCTGACCATAGGGCGCCGATGGCGCCCATTGTCTTAACTACGTGCGGCGCCCCTGCGACAAAATCGCGTGACGTCAGAGGCTTAGGCGCGGCGCGCGGCGAAGCGGGCAGGATCGACCGCCGCCGCCAGGTCGCGCGGCAAGGGCGAGGGGGCGTTCAGGATCAGGGCCGCCACATGCTCGGCCAGCAGCGGCGCGGCGCAGAACCCGCGCGACCCCATGCCTGTCAACAGATAGAGCCCATCCTCCGCCGCTCCCGCAGACGGCAGGCGGTCCGGCGTCGTCGCCCGGATCGCGGCGCGCGACTGCAAGGGCGCGCCCGTCAGCCGCTCGGCCAGGCGTGGCGCGCGGGTCGCCAGGGCGGCTAGGTTGCGGGCGTCGTCCTCGGTCCGGCGATCCTCGTCAGTCACGTCGCGGTCGTGGGTGGCGCCGAACAGCACGCCGCCCTCCCGCGTGGGAATCACATACCCGCCGAACGCCGCCGCGGCGGGGGCGGGAACCGCGTCGGTGAATGTCGCCTGTCCCCGCACGGGTTGCAGCGCCGTCTGCGGATGCAACGTGCTCACCCCCATGCCGGCCGCCAGGATCACCGCGTCGGCGCGCAGGATCTCCGCGCCCGTCTCGTCCAGCAGCCGCCAGCCGTCGCCGTCGCGCTCCAGCGCCGCGACCTGCGTGCCCGCCGCGTCCCCGGCCCAGGCGGCCAGGGCGGTCGCTGGCTGGATCACCAGGGCGTCCTCCATCCGCAGCGCGCCGGGGGCCTCGGCCTCGCCCAGTGCGTCCGCCGTCGCCGCGCCGTCCAGCCGCGTCAGGGCGCCGGGCTCGAACAGGGGAGAGGCGGCGATGCGGTCGAACCGGCCGGCGTCCTTCTCCTTGGCCTCCAGCTGCAGCACGCCCTTGGCGATGATCGCGCCCGGCACCTGCGCATAGAGCGCCGTCGCCCGCCGGATGGCCTGGGCGAACAGCCGCCCCGCCGGGCCGTCGCCGGCGTCGAGGCGCGGGGTCACCAGGGCCGCCGGATTGCCCGACGCCGCTCCGCCCAGTCCGCGAGGGTCCAGCACGGTCGCCGCGCCGCCAAGGGCCCGCACCGCCCGCGCCGCGCAGGCGCCGGCGACGCCGCCGCCGATGATCGCCACATGCGGCCGCGCTCTAGGCTCTGCGACCGGCGCCGGCGGCAGATACGCCTCCAGCCGTTCGCGCTTGCGGCCATAGCCGGGCTTCTTCTCCACGGCGAATCCCGCCGCAGTCAGGCCGCGCCGAACCTGCCCCGCGACGGTGAAGGTGGCGGCGCGCGCCCCGGCCGCCGAACGTTGCGCCACCAGGGCCAGGACCTCGTCGCTCCACATGGCGGGGTTGAGGGCGGGGGAGAAGCCGTCCAGGAACCAGGCGTCGGCCATGCCGCTCCAGCTCGTCAGCGCCGCCGAGGCGTCCATGACGGCCAGGTCCAGCACCGCGTTGAATTCGGGCAACTCCACGCGATGGAAACCCGCCGCCTGGCCGGGCCAGCGGTCGATCAGCGCCTGGGCCGCCTCAGCGATCCGAGGCCACCGCGACAGGGCGCGAGCGGCTTCCTCCGCGGTGATCGGATGGGCCTCGATGGAGAAGAAATGCAGCTGGCCGTCCGCTGGCCGTTCGCGCCGCCACAGATCCAGCAGGGCGGCGATGTTCAGCCCGGTGCCGAAGCCCAGCTCTCCCACCACGAAGCGGTCGCGGCCGCGCCAGCCCTCCGGCAGGCCGCAGCCTTGCATGAACACCGCCTCGGTTTCGGCCAAGCCGTCGTCGCTGGAAAAATAGACGTCGCCGTAGAGCCGCGAGGCCGGCAGGCCGTCGTCGCGCCAGGAAAGCGGCGAGGAAGGGAGCGTTTCAGTCATTTCGCGCCCGACTTTTAAACTATGAGGCCCGCAAACGCCTATGGCGTCACGGTTTCATGATGAACACGTGCTTAACCATGCTAGCCTCTCGCCATTCCTGTTAGGGGCGGGAGTTGAGACGTGAACCTATCTCTTGCGATCCTTGTGATGCTGGGCTTCGTCGCCCTGATCGCCTGGCCGAGCCTGGAGCCGCATGCGCGGCGCTGGCTGCGAGGCCAGAGGCGCTCCAGACGCGCGCGCCTGGAGCGTATTGAAGACCTGTAGGCTAGTGAGCGCCCTCGGCGTGGGGCTTGTCTTCCGCCGGCTTCTCGGCGGCGGCGGGCGCATCGGCCGGCGCCTGGGCGTCGGTCGGCGCGTCGGAGGGGGCGGCCACGGTGCTGGCGTCCTCGGCGGCGGCGCGGGCGGCGGCGGCGGCTTCCTCGGTGGTGGTGCCGGCGGGCTGCTGCGTGGCCGAATGGCCCTCGCCGCCCTCGGAATGTTCCTTCTTCCCGCAGGCCGACAGGCCCAGGGCGGCCGCAACGGCGCCGACGACGGCCAGCTTGCGGATCAGTTCGGTGGTCATGGACGTCAGCCCCTGTCTGTTATGACTTGAGGCGACGATTGCCCCGTTTGATGGGCCGCGCAAGTTAGAGACTCTTAATGCGGCGCCAGCCTGGACCAGAGCCCTTAGGCCTCGGTCGGCAGGGCCTGCAGGGCGGCTTCCAGCTCCAGGAAGCTCGGCTGGGCGGCGGTCGGGATGTCGCCGCGGCCGATCTCGACCGAGATCTGGGCGGCGTTGCCGTGCAGGTGCGCGACGAGGACCGACTGGATGATCTTGTAGAAGGCGCCTTCCTCCTCGATCACGTCCTTCATGCGGGCCGCGAACGGACCCACCAGGCCATAGGCCAGGAACACGCCGAGGAAGGTGCCGACCAGGGCGCCGCCGATCATGCCGCCCAGGACGGCCGGCGGTTCGGTGATCGAGCCCATGGTCTTGATGACCCCCAGCACGGCGGCCACGATGCCCAGGGCGGGCAGGGCGTCGGCCATGTTCTGCAGGGCGTGCGAGGGCGCCAGCGCCTCGTGGTGGTGCTTCTCCAGCTGCTTTTCCATCGCGTCCTCGACCTGGTGAGGATCCTCCAGGTTCATGGTCATCATGCGAAGCGTGTCGCAGATGAAGTCGATGGCGAAGTGGTCCTTCATCAGCTTGGGGTAGCGCGAGAAGATGGTGCTGTCGGCCGGCTTTTCGATGTGCGCTTCCAGGGCGATGACGCCCTTGGACTTCATCGTCTTGGTCAGCTGGAACAGCAGGCTCAGCAGGTCGCGATAGTCGGCCGGCTTCCACTTCGGGCCGGCGAAGACCTTGGCCATGCCGCCGCCGCAACCCTTGATCACGGTCATCGAGTTCGAGATCAGGAACGCGGCCACGCCGGCGCCGCCGATGGCCATCATCTCGTGGGGCAGGGCGTGCATGATCACGTCCATCTTGCCGCCGGAGATGATGTAGCTGCCGAAGACCAGCGCGAACAGCAGGACGATGCCGATGATCTGGAACATGGGTGGAGGACGCCTTTGGGCCGGATTTCAGGCGCTCAACATGCCGATTAATGCTTAATCCAAGGTGAGCGGGCCTCAGGCGGCCATTGCGCGACCCCGGGGAACGGGCCTAACAACCGTTCGCATGACCGAACAGAAGCTGCCCAAACGCATCTTCGCTCTGCTGTTCTCGGCCTCGATCGTGGTCGCGATCGGCAATACCGGCCTGCTTTCGGTTCTTCCCGCAATCGGCCGCGAGATCGGCATTCCCGATCCCATGGTGGCGGCGATCTTCTCGCTTTCGGCCCTTTTGTGGGCGGTCGGCTCGCCGTTCTGGGCGCGGCAGTCGGATATCCGTGGCCGCAAGCCCATGATTTTGCTGGGCCTTGGCGGCTTCACCCTGTCGATGACCTTGTGCGGCATGGTGGTCAGCGCCGGGCTGAACCACTGGGCGCCGGTGATGACCATCTTCGTCATGTTCCTGCTGGCGCGGGCGATCTTCGGCATGATCGGCTCGGCCTCGAACCCCGCTATCCAGGCCTATGTGGCCGAGCGCACCGGGCGCGGCGAGAGGACGCAGGCCATGGCGGGCCTGGCCAGCGCCTTTGGCCTGGGCACCATCGTCGGTCCGGCCCTGGCGCCGCTGTTCGTCCTGCCTTTCGTGACCCTGGCGGGGCCGCTCTACGGCTTCGCCATCCTGGCCTTCATCGCCCTGATCGCGATCCTGAAGTACCTGCCCAACGACGAGCCCAAGCCCGTCGCCCAGCGCGACAAGAAGCCCTTCAGCCTGTTCGCCCGCTCGGGCGAGGCGCCGCTGTGGCGCGACCCGCGCCTGCTGCCGTTCCTGATCTTCGGCTTCATGGCCGCCCTGTGCCAGACCGTGCAGACCCAGACCCTGGGCTTCATGATCATCGACAAGCTCCACGTCTCGCCGCTGCAGGCCCAGGGCTTCACCGCCGTGGCCATGATGGCCGGGGCGGCGGCGGGCCTGCTCGCCCAGTGGTCGCTGATCCGCATGTTCAACATGTCGCCCCGCGACCTGATGCGTTGGGGCGTGGCCCTGGCCTGCGGGGCGAACCTCGCCACCGCCTTCGCCCCGACCTACAGCGTGGTGGTCATCGCCTTCGCCGTGGCCAGCCTGGGCTACGGCTTCCTGCGTCCGGGCTTCACGGCGGGCGCGTCCCTGTCGGTGATGATGCACGAGCAGGCGCGGGCCGCCGGCGCGATCGGGGCGATCAACGGCCTGAACGTGATCTTCGCCCCGTTCTTCGTCTGGCTGTACGAGGCCGTGCATCCCGCCCCGTTCCTGCTGAACGCGGCGATTCTGGGCGGCCTGCTGATCTACGCCCTCAAGAACGCGGTGCTGCGTGAGGCGGGGACCAAGGGCTCCCCCGACGACGAGGCCACCCTGTCGATGCTCGAGCGCAGCGACGAGGGCGGGGTTTAGATCTGTGCGTCCGTCGAGACGGCCTGTCGGCCTCCCCAGGATGACGAAATCAACAGCAAACCAAGCTCGTCATGCTGAGGAGCGCGGTAGCGCGTCTCGAAGCACGCAAAGCCTCACCGCGGAGGCGGCGGGACCGCCACGCCGAAGTTCGCCGCCGCCTGCAGCCGGCGCACCATGTCCGCCGACAGGTAGCCGTCCGCCGGCACGCCCGCCGTCTTCTGCCAGGCGCGCAGGGCCTTGCGGGTGCCGGCCCCGATCACCCCGTCCGGCGCGCCTGGGTCGAAGCCCAGGTTGGACAGGGCCACCTGCGCCGCCTGGCGGTCAGCCAGGGACATCGGCGCCTCCACCGGCCACGGGGTGCGCAGCGGGCCGTCGCCGCCCATGCGGTCGGCCAGCAGGCCGATGCCCAGGGCGTAGGAGGTGGAGTTGTTGTACTTGCGGATCGCATAGTGGTTGGGCAGCGCCAGGAACGCTGGCCCCGCCGCGCCGGCCGGCAGCAGCAGGTTGGCGTCCGCCGCCGAGTCCGCGCTGCTGAACGCCAGGCCGTCGGCCCGGCGCACGCCCTGCGATAGCCATTGTCTCACGGGTATCCGGGTTTCTTCCGTCTGACCGTAGTCGAAATCGTCCGGGAGAATCACCTCGCGGGCCCAGCCCACGCCGCGCTGCCAGCCGCCCTTGGCCAGCAGGCTGGCGGCCGAGGCCAGGGCGTCGGCGTCGGAGCTCCAGATGTCGCGCTTGCCGTCGCCGTCCTCGTCGACCGCCACGTTCAGATAGTTGCTGGGCAGGAACTGGGTCTGGCCCATGGCGCCGGCCCACGAGCCCTTCAGGCGCTCTCGCGTCACCTCGCCCGAGGCGATGATCTTCAGGCAGGCGTAAAGCTCGCCCTCGGCCCAGGAACGGCGACGCCCCTGCGCCGCCAGGGTGGCCAGGGACCGCAGGACGTCCTTGGTCCCCTGGATCTTGCCGAAGGCCGATTCCATGGCCCACACGGCCACCAGAATCTCCTTGGGCACGCCGAAGCGCTGCTCCACATGCGGCAGGAAACTCAGGGTCTGCAGCTTGCCGCGCCCGATGGAGACCCGCTCGTCGCTGACCACGCCGCGCAGGTAGTCGCTGACGGGGCGAGAGAATTCCGGCTGCTTGGCGTCAGAGCTCGACACGCCCGGATCGGGCGTCAGGCCCGTCAGCTGCGTCTGCAGCAGGTCCGCCGGCCAGCCGGCCTGGACCGAGCGGTCGAAGAAGTCGCTCCGCCAGGCGTCGAACAGCGGATCGCCCGAGCTTTCGAAGGCGCGCCCCTGCGAACGGGCGGAGGTGAGAGACACGCCGGTCCCGGCGAGGGCGGCTGCGGAAAAGACGAACGAACGACGAAGCATGCGGACAAGGCTAGCGGCTTCGCGCGAAATCCTTCAATCACAAGGACGACAGCGGCGCGCCGAAGTCCCGCCGCAATTGACTCCCGCCCAATGTCCGCCTATACGCCCGCCCTCTGGATTTAACCGGGAAGCCTCGGCAGCGCCTTGTCGCTGGCCGGGGGCGTTCCCCGAAGTAGCAACAAGACGGTCGAGATCATGAAGGTTCGTAGCTCGCTGAAGTCGCTGAAGTCGCGTCACCGCGATTGCAAGCTGGTCCGCCGCAAGGGCCGCATCTACGTGATCAACAAGACCGATCCGCGCTTCAAGGCCAAGCAAGGCTAAGAAAGCCGCCGTCGGCGCTTCGACGCGCCGAGCGCAGAATTCGACTGAGAACCGGCCGGCGACGGCCGGTTCTTTTCGTTTGTCTGGACTCCTGTTGTGAGCGGCCCGCCGGGCGACTATGGTCCGCCGCCTTCCGACGACTTCTGACTTATGAGAGCATCCCTCCATGGCCGACGACTCCGCTTCCGTTGACGTTCTGAACTCCACCGCTCAGGGCCAGCTGAAGAGCATCATCGATCGCATCGAGCGCCTTGAGGTCGAGAAGGCCGAGGTCGCCGAGCAGATCAAGGAAGTCTACGCCGAGGCCAAGGGCAACGGCTTCGACGTCAAGATTCTCCGCAAGGTCGTCCGCCTGCTGAAGCAGGACCGCGCCAAGCGTCAGGAAGAAGAGGCGATTCTCGACCTCTACCTGTCCGCGCTCGGCGGTCTCTAAGGACGGGTTCTGAAGCGCAAGCTTCCAGACCGGTACGAGGCGGCCAGACGGGCCGCCCTCAACGCTTTGAAGCGCGCCCGCCGCACGGCTGACAAGGCGGGCGTCGAGCTTTCCGAATGGGAAGGCGAATTCCTCGGATCGGTGACCGACCGGGTGAAGACCTATGGCCGCGCCTTCGGCGATCCCGAAAAGGGCGCGCCGGGCCAGGCCCTGTCGGCCATGCAGGCGATCAAGCTGAAGGAGATCGCCGCCAAGGCCAAGGGCGAGAAGCCCAGGGCCGAGAAGGCCGCCAGAACATTTCGCCGTAAGAAGCCGTCTGACGACTAGCCCGCTCGACCGCGCCCAGGCGGCGGCCCAGCTCATAGATCTCGGCCATCGGCACCGACATGGGCGGGCGCGGGATGTCCAGCTCGGCGTCGAACATCGGACGCGGAACGGGGCGGCGGATGGTCATGCTCACGACGCCTTCACGAGTTCTTCCAGGCCCTGCTCGCGCACCTTGCGGTACAGGGTCGAGCGACCGATGCCGAGGCGGCGGGCCACCTCGCTCATGTGGCCGGCATAGACCTCGATGGCGTGCTGGATCAGGTCGCGCTCGATCTCTTCCAGGGTCCGCAGGTGACCGCGGCCGTCCAGGATCCGCACCGGCTGCTCGCCGACCGGGGCCGAGGCGATGGCTTCGGCCAGGATCGACGGGACCTGGGCGGGGGCGGCTTCCGGCGGGGGAACCGAGACGCCCGAAATGGCGGGGAAGTCGTGCAGCTGCAGGTACGGCGCGTCCGACAGCACGATGGCGCGGTACACGGTGTTCTCCAGCTGGCGCACGTTGCCGGGCCAGTCGAAGCTCGCCAGGCAGGCCAGGGCCTCCGGCGCGCAGCCGATGACGCTCTTGCCTTCTTCCACGTTGAAGCGGCGCACGAAGGCGTCGATCAGGGCGGGGATGTCCTCGCGGCGCTCGCGCAGGGACGGGGCCTCCATTGGGAACACGTTCAGGCGGTAGAACAGGTCCTCGCGGAACCGGCCCTCGGCCACGGCCGTGGCCAGGTCGCGGTTGGTGGCCGAGACGATGCGCACGTCCACCTTCACTGACCGCTTGGCGCCGATGGGGTCGATCTCGCCTTCCTGCAGGGCGCGCAGCAGCTTGACCTG contains the following coding sequences:
- the cpdR gene encoding cell cycle two-component system response regulator CpdR; the protein is MPKILLAEDDNSLRGFLARALERAGYEVTACADGEEAVTHLGENWDLLLTDIVMPGMDGIEVARQAAARQPDMRIMFITGFAAVALAAADRTPAGAKVLSKPIHLREIVGEVERMMAA
- the mnmC gene encoding FAD-dependent 5-carboxymethylaminomethyl-2-thiouridine(34) oxidoreductase MnmC; its protein translation is MTETLPSSPLSWRDDGLPASRLYGDVYFSSDDGLAETEAVFMQGCGLPEGWRGRDRFVVGELGFGTGLNIAALLDLWRRERPADGQLHFFSIEAHPITAEEAARALSRWPRIAEAAQALIDRWPGQAAGFHRVELPEFNAVLDLAVMDASAALTSWSGMADAWFLDGFSPALNPAMWSDEVLALVAQRSAAGARAATFTVAGQVRRGLTAAGFAVEKKPGYGRKRERLEAYLPPAPVAEPRARPHVAIIGGGVAGACAARAVRALGGAATVLDPRGLGGAASGNPAALVTPRLDAGDGPAGRLFAQAIRRATALYAQVPGAIIAKGVLQLEAKEKDAGRFDRIAASPLFEPGALTRLDGAATADALGEAEAPGALRMEDALVIQPATALAAWAGDAAGTQVAALERDGDGWRLLDETGAEILRADAVILAAGMGVSTLHPQTALQPVRGQATFTDAVPAPAAAAFGGYVIPTREGGVLFGATHDRDVTDEDRRTEDDARNLAALATRAPRLAERLTGAPLQSRAAIRATTPDRLPSAGAAEDGLYLLTGMGSRGFCAAPLLAEHVAALILNAPSPLPRDLAAAVDPARFAARRA
- the motA gene encoding flagellar motor stator protein MotA, encoding MFQIIGIVLLFALVFGSYIISGGKMDVIMHALPHEMMAIGGAGVAAFLISNSMTVIKGCGGGMAKVFAGPKWKPADYRDLLSLLFQLTKTMKSKGVIALEAHIEKPADSTIFSRYPKLMKDHFAIDFICDTLRMMTMNLEDPHQVEDAMEKQLEKHHHEALAPSHALQNMADALPALGIVAAVLGVIKTMGSITEPPAVLGGMIGGALVGTFLGVFLAYGLVGPFAARMKDVIEEEGAFYKIIQSVLVAHLHGNAAQISVEIGRGDIPTAAQPSFLELEAALQALPTEA
- a CDS encoding MFS transporter, with the translated sequence MTEQKLPKRIFALLFSASIVVAIGNTGLLSVLPAIGREIGIPDPMVAAIFSLSALLWAVGSPFWARQSDIRGRKPMILLGLGGFTLSMTLCGMVVSAGLNHWAPVMTIFVMFLLARAIFGMIGSASNPAIQAYVAERTGRGERTQAMAGLASAFGLGTIVGPALAPLFVLPFVTLAGPLYGFAILAFIALIAILKYLPNDEPKPVAQRDKKPFSLFARSGEAPLWRDPRLLPFLIFGFMAALCQTVQTQTLGFMIIDKLHVSPLQAQGFTAVAMMAGAAAGLLAQWSLIRMFNMSPRDLMRWGVALACGANLATAFAPTYSVVVIAFAVASLGYGFLRPGFTAGASLSVMMHEQARAAGAIGAINGLNVIFAPFFVWLYEAVHPAPFLLNAAILGGLLIYALKNAVLREAGTKGSPDDEATLSMLERSDEGGV
- a CDS encoding lytic murein transglycosylase; this encodes MLRRSFVFSAAALAGTGVSLTSARSQGRAFESSGDPLFDAWRSDFFDRSVQAGWPADLLQTQLTGLTPDPGVSSSDAKQPEFSRPVSDYLRGVVSDERVSIGRGKLQTLSFLPHVEQRFGVPKEILVAVWAMESAFGKIQGTKDVLRSLATLAAQGRRRSWAEGELYACLKIIASGEVTRERLKGSWAGAMGQTQFLPSNYLNVAVDEDGDGKRDIWSSDADALASAASLLAKGGWQRGVGWAREVILPDDFDYGQTEETRIPVRQWLSQGVRRADGLAFSSADSAADANLLLPAGAAGPAFLALPNHYAIRKYNNSTSYALGIGLLADRMGGDGPLRTPWPVEAPMSLADRQAAQVALSNLGFDPGAPDGVIGAGTRKALRAWQKTAGVPADGYLSADMVRRLQAAANFGVAVPPPPR
- the ykgO gene encoding type B 50S ribosomal protein L36; the encoded protein is MKVRSSLKSLKSRHRDCKLVRRKGRIYVINKTDPRFKAKQG
- a CDS encoding DUF2312 domain-containing protein; amino-acid sequence: MADDSASVDVLNSTAQGQLKSIIDRIERLEVEKAEVAEQIKEVYAEAKGNGFDVKILRKVVRLLKQDRAKRQEEEAILDLYLSALGGL